A stretch of Pogona vitticeps strain Pit_001003342236 chromosome 5, PviZW2.1, whole genome shotgun sequence DNA encodes these proteins:
- the MYF5 gene encoding myogenic factor 5, protein MELIDGCPFSPTSAAAFFYDGASCLPSPEGDLAQRMGAGASSSSSSSSSPSSSFGEPHHTDAPSGSDGEEHVRAPRGHPQAGPCLLWACKACKKKSSTGDRRKAATLRERRRLKKVNQAFEALKRCTAAGGHPGQRLPKVEILRNAIRYIESLQDLLREQVHTYYRLPGQRCAQPASPTSSCSDGPADCNSPVWTRRNSAYDSVYCSDLSNAYPSKANTALSSLHCLSSIVDRISFPDQTGLSLQDAASFSPSASPLSQPSTSESPPPKLIYHVL, encoded by the exons ATGGAGCTGATCGACGGCTGCCCGTTTTCCCCGACCTCGGCCGCCGCCTTCTTCTACGACGGCgcctcctgcctcccttcccccGAGGGGGACCTGGCCCAGCGGATGGGCGCCGGcgcttcctcctcgtcctcctcttcttcctccccttcctcctccttcggAGAGCCCCACCACACGGACGCGCCCAGCGGATCCGACGGGGAAGAGCACGTGCGGGCGCCGCGGGGCCACCCGCAAGCTGGGCCCTGCCTGCTGTGGGCTTGCAAAGCTTGCAAGAAGAAATCCAGCACCGGCGACCGACGGAAGGCGGCCACCCTGCGCGAGAGGCGGCGGCTGAAGAAGGTCAACCAGGCCTTCGAGGCCCTCAAGCGGtgcacggcggccggcggccacCCGGGCCAGCGCCTGCCCAAGGTGGAGATCCTGCGCAACGCCATCCGCTACATCGAGAGCCTGCAGGACCTGCTGAGGGAGCAAGTCCACACCTACTACCGCTTGCCCGGGCAGCGCTGCGCCCAGCCCGCCAGCCCCACCTCCAGCTGCTCCGACGGCCCG GCTGACTGCAACAGTCCTGTGTGGACCAGGAGAAACAGCGCTTATGACAGTGTCTACTGTTCAGATCTCTCCAATG caTATCCCTCAAAAGCAAACACTGCTCTCTCCAGCCTACATTGTTTATCCAGCATAGTGGATAGAATCTCTTTCCCAGATCAGACTGGGCTTTCTCTGCAGGATGCTGCCTCTTTCTCTCCCAGTGCCAGTCCTCTGTCCCAGCCAAGCACTTCTGAGAGCCCTCCTCCCAAGCTCATATATCATGTACTTTGA